From a single Rhizobium lusitanum genomic region:
- the gcvA gene encoding transcriptional regulator GcvA, with product MDQLPSLSALRAFEASARHLSMTLAARELHVTPGAVSLQVRDLETALGVRLFERRARSLALTAEGADYFATLRTAFRLVREATAALTMRARDTVLTVTCTAGFATYWLVPRLLRFEQAHPDIDLRISASHRMMDFQRDGIDIAIRHGLGGYEGLASERLLDDQYVPVCTPEIAATLGPSPAANALAGLTLIHDVYRRDWQLWLEAAGATRVDATRGPIFTDGIGAYHAMRAGLGIALMRRSFIEQELAGGTLVAPFPTGLASTLAYHLVYPPMALERPAIAAFRAWLFSEVSHTTTPV from the coding sequence ATGGATCAACTGCCCTCCCTTTCGGCGCTACGCGCCTTCGAAGCTTCGGCCCGACATCTGAGCATGACGCTCGCCGCCAGGGAGCTGCATGTTACACCCGGCGCCGTCAGCCTGCAGGTGCGCGATCTCGAGACCGCGCTCGGGGTCCGGCTTTTCGAGCGCCGCGCGCGCAGCCTGGCATTGACGGCCGAGGGCGCCGATTATTTCGCGACGCTGCGCACGGCCTTCCGTCTGGTGCGCGAGGCCACGGCGGCGCTGACCATGCGGGCACGCGACACGGTGCTGACGGTCACCTGCACCGCCGGTTTCGCTACGTATTGGCTGGTGCCGCGGCTCCTGCGGTTTGAACAGGCGCATCCCGACATCGATCTGCGCATCAGCGCCTCGCACCGGATGATGGACTTCCAGCGCGACGGCATCGATATTGCCATTCGCCACGGCCTCGGCGGCTACGAGGGACTGGCGAGTGAGCGGCTGCTCGACGACCAATATGTGCCGGTGTGTACGCCCGAGATCGCCGCCACCCTTGGCCCGTCACCCGCGGCCAATGCTTTGGCCGGCCTGACCTTGATCCACGACGTCTATCGGCGTGACTGGCAGCTCTGGCTGGAGGCGGCGGGTGCGACCAGGGTCGATGCCACGCGGGGGCCTATCTTCACTGACGGCATAGGCGCGTACCACGCGATGAGGGCCGGACTTGGCATCGCATTGATGCGGCGCTCCTTCATCGAGCAGGAACTGGCCGGCGGCACGCTTGTCGCGCCCTTCCCGACCGGGCTTGCCAGCACGCTTGCCTATCATCTGGTCTATCCGCCAATGGCATTGGAGCGGCCGGCGATCGCCGCTTTCCGCGCCTGGCTGTTTTCCGAGGTTTCGCACACGACGACGCCCGTATAG
- a CDS encoding DMT family transporter: MVQKSMGAAEWGMLLGLSVLWGGSFLFNGILVRELPPFTIVTARVALAAIALHVIVRMTGQAMPRDRQAWAAFFGMGFLNNVIPFLLIVWGQTHIASGLASILNATTPLFAVVVAHFLTADEKMTGNRLIGVIVGFAGVALMIGPSVLSSLGSNVLAQLAVLGAAFSYSLAGIFGRRFRRMGLAPIIPAAGQVTASTVLLLPVALFVDHPWTLGIPSSEAWMALTGLAILSTAIAYVLFFRILATAGATNLMLVTFLIPVSAILLGALFLGEQLQLKHFIGMAMIAVGLAAIDGRLLTLALRGEGRHVVPGWGECGKR, translated from the coding sequence ATGGTACAGAAATCGATGGGCGCGGCCGAGTGGGGCATGCTGCTGGGATTGTCGGTCCTCTGGGGCGGCTCGTTTCTGTTCAACGGAATTCTGGTGCGTGAACTGCCGCCCTTCACCATCGTCACCGCCCGCGTCGCATTGGCGGCGATCGCCCTGCATGTCATTGTCCGGATGACCGGGCAGGCCATGCCGCGCGACCGTCAGGCCTGGGCCGCCTTCTTCGGCATGGGGTTCCTCAACAATGTCATTCCCTTCCTGCTGATCGTCTGGGGACAGACGCATATCGCCAGCGGTCTCGCCTCGATCCTCAACGCCACGACGCCGCTCTTTGCGGTCGTGGTGGCGCATTTCCTGACGGCGGATGAGAAAATGACCGGCAATCGCCTGATCGGCGTCATCGTCGGTTTTGCCGGCGTGGCACTGATGATCGGCCCGTCCGTGCTGAGCAGCCTCGGCTCGAACGTGCTGGCGCAGCTTGCCGTGCTGGGCGCCGCCTTCTCCTATTCGCTGGCCGGCATTTTCGGCCGTCGCTTCCGCCGCATGGGTCTGGCGCCGATCATCCCCGCGGCCGGGCAGGTGACGGCTTCGACCGTCCTGCTGCTGCCGGTCGCTCTCTTCGTCGATCATCCGTGGACGCTGGGGATACCTTCAAGCGAGGCCTGGATGGCGCTCACCGGCCTGGCGATCCTCTCGACCGCGATCGCCTATGTCCTGTTCTTCCGCATCCTGGCGACGGCAGGGGCCACCAACCTGATGCTGGTTACCTTCCTCATCCCCGTCAGCGCCATTCTGCTCGGCGCGCTGTTTCTTGGCGAGCAATTGCAGCTGAAGCATTTTATCGGCATGGCGATGATCGCCGTCGGCCTAGCGGCGATCGATGGGCGGTTACTTACCCTCGCCTTGAGGGGGGAGGGTCGGCACGTAGTGCCGGGGTGGGGTGAATGCGGCAAGCGCTGA
- the hemW gene encoding radical SAM family heme chaperone HemW, with amino-acid sequence MEPQDMTREAQLLPDTGEPGFGVYVHWPFCAAKCPYCDFNSHVRHQPVDQERFVAAFLKEMASMRTIGGPKTVTSIFLGGGTPSLMKPETVAAVLDGIAKHWHVPDGIEITMEANPSSVEAERFRGYRAAGVNRVSMGVQALNDRDLKFLGRLHDVADALKAIKLARDIFPRMSFDLIYARPNQTVEEWERELKEAISYAVDHLSLYQLTIEEGTPFFGLHKAGKLIVPDGDQSALLYEATQEITEREGMPAYEVSNHARPGAESRHNLTYWRYGDYAGIGPGAHGRLTLGPKKLATATESKPEAWLELVERDGHGIADQEMLGDDEQADELLLMGLRLKEGIDLVRWQQLSGREPDQAREQFLLEHGFIERLGNSRLRCTPAGMLILDSVVADLAR; translated from the coding sequence ATGGAACCGCAAGACATGACGCGTGAGGCGCAATTGCTGCCCGATACCGGTGAACCCGGCTTCGGCGTCTATGTGCATTGGCCCTTCTGCGCGGCCAAATGCCCCTATTGCGATTTCAACAGCCATGTCCGTCATCAGCCGGTCGATCAGGAACGTTTCGTCGCCGCCTTCCTAAAAGAGATGGCATCGATGCGGACGATCGGCGGCCCGAAGACGGTGACCAGCATTTTTCTCGGCGGCGGCACGCCATCGCTGATGAAGCCCGAGACGGTCGCTGCCGTTCTCGATGGTATCGCCAAGCATTGGCATGTGCCGGATGGTATCGAGATCACCATGGAGGCCAATCCCTCCAGTGTCGAGGCCGAGCGTTTCCGCGGCTATCGCGCCGCCGGCGTCAACCGCGTGTCCATGGGCGTGCAGGCGCTGAACGACCGCGATCTGAAATTCTTAGGCCGTCTGCACGATGTCGCCGACGCGCTGAAGGCAATCAAGCTGGCGCGCGACATCTTCCCGCGTATGTCCTTCGACCTCATCTACGCCCGGCCGAACCAGACCGTCGAGGAATGGGAGCGCGAGCTGAAGGAGGCGATCTCCTATGCCGTCGATCATCTCTCGCTCTATCAGCTCACCATCGAGGAAGGCACGCCCTTCTTCGGCCTGCACAAGGCAGGCAAGCTAATCGTGCCGGATGGCGACCAGTCGGCGCTGCTCTACGAGGCGACACAGGAGATCACCGAGCGCGAGGGCATGCCGGCCTACGAAGTCTCCAACCACGCCCGCCCAGGCGCGGAGAGCCGCCACAACCTCACCTATTGGCGCTATGGCGACTATGCCGGCATCGGTCCGGGCGCCCATGGCCGCCTGACCCTCGGCCCGAAGAAACTCGCGACCGCCACCGAGAGCAAGCCGGAGGCCTGGCTGGAACTGGTCGAGCGCGATGGCCACGGCATAGCCGATCAGGAAATGCTCGGCGACGACGAACAGGCCGACGAATTGCTGCTGATGGGCCTGCGCCTGAAAGAGGGTATCGATCTCGTCCGCTGGCAGCAGCTTTCCGGCCGGGAGCCCGATCAGGCGCGCGAGCAGTTCCTGCTGGAACACGGCTTCATCGAGCGCCTTGGCAATTCCCGTCTGCGCTGCACACCGGCGGGGATGCTCATCCTCGATTCGGTGGTTGCTGATCTCGCGCGTTAA
- the rdgB gene encoding RdgB/HAM1 family non-canonical purine NTP pyrophosphatase, with translation MRKLDTKTIVVASHNAGKIREIQDLIGPFGFTATSAADLNFIEPDETGTTFEENATIKALASANASGLPALSDDSGLVIDALGGDPGVYTANWAETADGTRDFVMAMQKVETALEKAGATSPESRTAHFVSVLCLAWPDGHTELFRGEVEGIVAWPPRGSQGFGYDPIFQPKGYETTFGEMSAEEKHGWKPGEAQALSHRARAFKLFVETCLEA, from the coding sequence ATGCGCAAGCTCGATACCAAGACCATCGTCGTCGCCAGCCATAATGCCGGCAAGATCCGTGAAATCCAGGATCTGATCGGCCCGTTCGGCTTCACCGCCACATCGGCCGCCGATCTCAATTTCATCGAGCCGGACGAGACCGGCACGACATTCGAGGAAAATGCGACGATCAAGGCGCTGGCCTCGGCCAATGCCTCCGGCCTGCCGGCATTGTCAGACGATTCCGGCCTGGTGATCGACGCGCTTGGCGGCGATCCCGGCGTCTATACGGCAAACTGGGCGGAGACAGCTGACGGCACCCGCGATTTCGTGATGGCGATGCAGAAGGTCGAGACCGCGCTGGAAAAAGCTGGAGCCACCTCGCCGGAAAGCCGCACCGCGCACTTCGTCAGCGTGCTTTGCCTTGCCTGGCCGGACGGACATACCGAGCTTTTCCGCGGCGAGGTCGAGGGCATTGTTGCCTGGCCGCCGCGCGGCTCACAGGGCTTCGGCTACGATCCGATCTTCCAGCCCAAGGGTTACGAGACGACCTTCGGCGAGATGAGCGCCGAAGAGAAGCATGGCTGGAAGCCCGGCGAAGCGCAGGCGCTCTCGCACCGTGCCCGGGCCTTCAAGCTTTTTGTCGAAACCTGTCTGGAGGCGTAA
- a CDS encoding VOC family protein, with product MNPSPEGILETALYADDLDAAEAFYGGILGLEKISRGGNRHVFYRCGPGVLLIFNPVETVTPPEPDALPVPPHGTKGHGHVCFRLSGDNIETMAERLKAAGVTIESDFHWPNGGRSIYFRDPAGNSLECAEPRIWGI from the coding sequence ATGAACCCATCGCCGGAAGGCATTCTCGAAACCGCACTCTATGCCGATGATCTCGATGCCGCCGAAGCCTTTTATGGCGGCATACTCGGGCTTGAGAAGATCTCGCGCGGGGGCAATCGCCATGTGTTCTATCGTTGCGGGCCGGGTGTACTGTTGATCTTCAACCCGGTCGAGACGGTGACGCCGCCGGAACCGGACGCTCTGCCCGTGCCACCGCACGGCACAAAGGGCCATGGTCACGTCTGCTTTCGGCTCAGCGGTGACAATATCGAGACGATGGCGGAGAGACTGAAGGCCGCCGGCGTCACTATTGAATCCGATTTCCACTGGCCGAACGGCGGCCGCTCGATTTACTTCCGCGATCCGGCCGGCAACAGCCTGGAATGCGCCGAACCCCGGATCTGGGGCATCTGA
- the rph gene encoding ribonuclease PH, with the protein MRPSGRKTDQMRKVSFERNFSKHAEGSCLVKFGDTHVLCTASLEEKTPPWLRNSGKGWVTAEYGMLPRATGERMKREAATGKQGGRTQEIQRLIGRSLRAVVDLKELGERQITIDCDVIQADGGTRTASITGAWIALYDCLKWMESRNMIKVDRVLKDHIAAISCGIFASQPVIDLDYLEDSSAETDANFVMTGKGGIVEIQGTAEGTPFSEEEFTTLMHLAKNGIAELVELQKQTIA; encoded by the coding sequence ATGCGGCCTTCAGGCAGAAAAACCGACCAGATGCGCAAGGTATCGTTCGAGCGTAATTTTTCCAAGCATGCGGAAGGCTCGTGCCTGGTCAAGTTCGGCGATACGCATGTGCTCTGCACGGCAAGCCTGGAAGAAAAGACTCCGCCATGGCTGCGCAACAGCGGCAAGGGTTGGGTCACGGCCGAATACGGCATGCTGCCGCGCGCCACCGGCGAGCGCATGAAGCGCGAAGCCGCTACTGGCAAGCAGGGCGGCCGCACGCAGGAAATCCAGCGCCTCATCGGCCGGTCGCTGCGCGCCGTTGTTGACCTGAAGGAGCTCGGCGAACGCCAGATCACCATCGACTGCGACGTCATCCAGGCCGATGGCGGCACGCGCACGGCCTCGATTACCGGTGCCTGGATCGCGCTCTACGACTGCCTGAAGTGGATGGAGAGCCGCAACATGATCAAGGTCGATCGGGTCCTCAAGGATCATATCGCCGCCATCTCCTGCGGCATCTTCGCCAGCCAGCCGGTGATCGACCTTGACTACCTCGAGGATTCATCCGCCGAGACGGACGCCAACTTCGTCATGACCGGCAAGGGCGGCATCGTCGAGATCCAGGGCACGGCGGAAGGCACGCCCTTCAGCGAAGAGGAATTCACCACGCTGATGCATCTCGCCAAGAACGGTATCGCCGAGCTGGTGGAACTGCAGAAGCAGACGATTGCCTGA
- the hrcA gene encoding heat-inducible transcriptional repressor HrcA yields MGFTTSSVTDAIAALDERSKEIFRRIVEGYLENGEPLGSRSLSRLLPMSLSPASVRNVMSDLEELGLIYSPHISAGRLPTQVGLRFFVDAFMQVGDLSAEDRATIDRQVRGSNRDQPMESVMTEASRMLSGISRGAGLVITSKNDPVLKHVEFIRLEPTKALAVLVGDHDQVENRIIELPAGITSSQLTEAANFLNAHMTGQTLPDLRRQLLTLKESVRHELDTLSRELVERGIAVWSGGEDEGKPTQLIVRGHANLLTEIGGAEDLDRLRLLFDDLEKKDSLIEILNLAESGPGVRIFIGSENKLFSLSGSSLIVAPYRDDDDRIIGAVGVIGPTRLNYARIVPMVDYTAQLISRMSRPGL; encoded by the coding sequence ATGGGATTCACGACATCGTCGGTTACGGATGCCATTGCAGCGCTGGACGAACGCTCGAAAGAAATCTTCCGCCGCATCGTCGAAGGCTATCTCGAGAATGGCGAGCCGCTCGGCTCGCGCAGCCTCTCGCGCCTGCTGCCGATGTCGCTGTCGCCGGCCTCGGTGCGCAACGTCATGAGCGATCTGGAAGAGCTCGGCCTGATCTATTCGCCGCATATCAGCGCCGGCCGTCTGCCGACGCAGGTGGGCCTGCGTTTTTTCGTCGATGCCTTCATGCAGGTCGGTGATCTCTCGGCGGAAGACCGCGCCACGATCGACCGGCAGGTGCGTGGCAGCAATCGTGACCAGCCGATGGAATCGGTCATGACCGAGGCCAGCCGCATGCTCTCGGGCATTTCGCGCGGCGCCGGGCTGGTGATCACCTCGAAGAACGATCCGGTGTTGAAGCATGTCGAATTCATCCGCCTGGAGCCGACCAAGGCGCTTGCCGTACTCGTCGGTGATCACGACCAGGTGGAAAACCGCATCATCGAGCTGCCGGCCGGCATCACCTCGTCGCAGTTGACGGAAGCCGCGAATTTCCTCAACGCGCACATGACCGGCCAGACCCTGCCGGATCTGCGCCGTCAGTTGCTGACATTGAAGGAGAGCGTGCGCCACGAACTGGATACGCTATCGCGGGAGCTGGTCGAGCGCGGCATTGCGGTGTGGTCCGGTGGCGAGGATGAGGGCAAGCCGACGCAACTGATCGTGCGCGGCCACGCCAATCTGCTGACCGAAATCGGTGGCGCCGAGGATCTCGACCGGCTGCGCCTGTTGTTCGACGATCTCGAAAAGAAGGACAGCCTGATCGAGATCCTGAATCTCGCCGAAAGCGGTCCCGGCGTGCGCATCTTCATTGGCTCGGAAAACAAGCTTTTCTCGCTCTCCGGCTCGTCGCTGATCGTCGCGCCCTATCGCGATGACGATGATCGCATCATTGGCGCCGTCGGCGTCATCGGTCCCACGCGGCTGAACTATGCCCGCATCGTGCCGATGGTGGACTATACCGCCCAGCTGATTTCCAGGATGTCGCGGCCCGGGCTTTGA
- the grpE gene encoding nucleotide exchange factor GrpE, with translation MTDETTKTGPDATATDNLAGFAQDTVETVETEEPSQPDPVELLKAENSDLRDRYLRLAADMDNLRRRTEREVKDAKSYSVAGFARDMLAVSDNLRRTLDAIPAELRDDAGLKTLIEGVDMTERSMLSALERHGVRQIEPVGQKFDPNFHQAMFEVPNPEVPNNTVVQVVQAGFVIGERVLRPAMVGVAKGGPKVTEISELGANSPFDEKDA, from the coding sequence ATGACCGACGAAACAACGAAAACCGGACCTGACGCTACGGCGACCGACAATCTCGCGGGCTTTGCACAGGACACTGTGGAAACCGTGGAGACGGAAGAGCCCTCGCAGCCGGATCCGGTCGAGCTGCTGAAGGCCGAAAATAGCGATCTGCGCGACCGCTATCTGCGTCTTGCCGCCGACATGGACAATCTGCGTCGTCGCACCGAGCGCGAAGTTAAGGACGCCAAGTCCTATTCGGTCGCCGGCTTTGCCCGCGACATGCTTGCTGTATCGGACAATCTGCGCCGCACGCTGGACGCCATTCCGGCGGAACTCCGCGACGATGCCGGCCTGAAGACGCTGATCGAAGGCGTTGATATGACCGAGCGTTCCATGCTGTCGGCGCTGGAGCGCCATGGCGTGCGCCAGATCGAGCCGGTCGGCCAGAAGTTTGATCCTAACTTCCATCAGGCAATGTTCGAAGTGCCGAACCCTGAGGTGCCGAACAACACGGTCGTGCAAGTGGTGCAGGCCGGCTTCGTCATCGGAGAGCGCGTTCTGCGCCCCGCCATGGTCGGCGTCGCCAAGGGCGGCCCGAAGGTCACGGAGATTTCCGAGCTGGGCGCCAACAGCCCATTCGACGAAAAAGACGCCTGA
- the ptsN gene encoding PTS IIA-like nitrogen regulatory protein PtsN: MALADLLHQDAIIPALRANSKKQLLQELAAKASKLTGLPEREIFDVVLQRERLGSTGVGNGIAIPHGKLNSIKSIIGIFARLEQSVDFEALDDQPVDLVFLLLAPEGAGADHLKALSRIARVLRDQDLVAKLRATDSSSAIYSFLNEEQASNAA; encoded by the coding sequence ATGGCATTGGCAGATTTGCTGCACCAAGATGCGATCATCCCCGCCTTGAGGGCAAATTCCAAGAAACAACTGCTTCAGGAACTGGCAGCCAAGGCCTCCAAGTTGACCGGACTGCCCGAACGCGAAATCTTCGACGTCGTGCTGCAGCGCGAACGCCTGGGCTCCACCGGCGTCGGCAATGGCATTGCCATTCCGCACGGTAAGCTCAACAGCATCAAGTCCATCATTGGTATTTTCGCGCGCCTGGAACAGTCCGTGGATTTCGAGGCGCTGGACGACCAGCCCGTTGACCTCGTATTCCTGCTGCTCGCCCCCGAGGGTGCCGGCGCCGACCATCTCAAGGCGCTGTCGCGCATCGCGCGCGTGCTGCGCGACCAGGATCTGGTCGCCAAGCTGCGCGCCACGGATTCCTCCTCGGCGATCTACTCTTTCCTCAACGAGGAACAGGCATCTAACGCGGCCTGA
- the hpf gene encoding ribosome hibernation-promoting factor, HPF/YfiA family, giving the protein MSVRVSGKHMEIGETFRQRIEDQIGMAVTKYFDGGYSGQVTVQKSSSRFSADCKLHLDSGVVLHAAGEAMDPQLAFDAASARIEKRLRRYKRKLKDHQAASHANGHIEVAYTVMDGMSDDDEEMAADFAPAIVAESTKQLKTMSVATAVMALDMTDEPLLLFRSPGKDHLNIVYRRQDGNIGWIDAANIKS; this is encoded by the coding sequence ATGAGTGTGCGTGTCTCCGGTAAACATATGGAAATTGGTGAAACCTTCCGTCAGCGGATTGAGGACCAGATCGGTATGGCCGTGACAAAATACTTCGACGGGGGGTATTCAGGCCAAGTGACGGTACAGAAATCCAGTTCCCGCTTCTCAGCCGATTGCAAGCTTCATCTCGACAGTGGCGTCGTTCTGCATGCCGCCGGCGAGGCGATGGATCCGCAATTGGCGTTTGACGCGGCGTCCGCACGTATCGAAAAGCGCCTGCGCCGCTACAAGCGCAAACTGAAAGATCACCAGGCCGCGAGCCATGCGAACGGGCATATCGAAGTCGCCTATACCGTCATGGACGGTATGTCGGACGACGACGAGGAAATGGCAGCCGATTTCGCGCCGGCGATCGTTGCCGAAAGCACGAAACAACTGAAGACTATGTCGGTCGCGACCGCCGTGATGGCGCTCGATATGACCGATGAGCCGCTGCTGCTCTTCCGCAGCCCCGGCAAGGACCACTTGAACATCGTTTACCGTCGTCAGGACGGCAACATTGGCTGGATAGACGCAGCCAATATCAAAAGCTGA
- the rpoN gene encoding RNA polymerase factor sigma-54: MALSANLFLRQSQSLVMTPQLMQSIQLLQMTHFELTQFIAQEVEKNPLLEFTPNDEDIGNSNEREAKDERYDATDENRGDDSSDRNSGDLKSDWYESENTGHADRLNDELDTNFSSVDDAAPQRADAPELLSQWKSMPGGEAGESYDLDDFVAGQVSLRDHLNEQIPFSLPVMADRLIAQHFVDQLDDCGYLQVDLHETADRLGTTLADVERVLGVLQELDPPGVFARSLSECLAIQLRQRDRFDPAMERLIQNLELLARRDFATLKRLCGVDEEDLLDMMGEIRQLNPKPGSGFEAGISEAITPDIVVRAASDGSWLVELNPDTLPRVLVNQSYFASVTKTSQDHAFLSECLQNANWLTRSLDQRAKTIMKVASEIVRQQDAFLIHGVDHLRPLNLKTVADAIKMHESTVSRVTSNKYMLTPRGLFELKYFFTVSISAVEGGDSHSAEAVRHKIRLLISHESPETVLSDDDIVDTLKKGGIELARRTVAKYREAMNIPSSVQRRREKRAIAKVANF; the protein is encoded by the coding sequence ATGGCACTATCGGCCAATCTTTTCCTGCGCCAAAGCCAAAGCCTGGTGATGACACCGCAACTGATGCAATCCATCCAGTTGCTGCAGATGACGCATTTTGAGCTCACCCAGTTCATCGCCCAGGAAGTCGAAAAGAATCCACTGCTCGAATTTACGCCAAATGACGAGGATATAGGCAACAGCAACGAGCGCGAAGCCAAGGATGAACGTTACGATGCCACGGACGAAAACCGTGGCGACGATAGTTCCGACCGCAATAGCGGCGACCTGAAGAGCGACTGGTACGAGAGCGAGAATACCGGCCATGCGGACCGGCTGAACGATGAGCTCGACACCAATTTCAGTAGTGTCGACGATGCCGCCCCACAGCGTGCCGATGCGCCCGAGCTTCTGAGCCAGTGGAAATCCATGCCTGGCGGCGAGGCCGGCGAAAGCTATGATCTTGACGATTTCGTCGCTGGCCAGGTTTCGCTGCGCGACCACCTCAACGAACAGATCCCCTTTTCCCTGCCCGTCATGGCCGATCGGCTGATTGCCCAGCATTTTGTCGATCAGCTCGATGATTGCGGCTATCTGCAGGTTGACTTGCATGAAACCGCAGACCGCCTCGGCACGACCCTTGCCGATGTCGAACGCGTCCTTGGCGTATTGCAGGAGCTCGACCCTCCGGGCGTCTTCGCCCGCTCCCTCAGCGAGTGCCTGGCGATCCAGCTCCGTCAGAGGGATCGTTTCGATCCGGCCATGGAGCGGCTGATCCAGAACCTCGAACTTCTCGCCCGCCGCGATTTCGCGACACTGAAGCGTCTCTGCGGCGTCGACGAAGAAGACCTGCTCGATATGATGGGCGAGATCCGCCAGTTGAACCCGAAGCCCGGCAGCGGCTTCGAAGCCGGCATATCCGAGGCGATCACGCCCGATATCGTCGTGCGCGCCGCCTCCGACGGCAGCTGGCTGGTGGAACTCAATCCCGACACGCTGCCGCGCGTTCTCGTCAACCAGTCCTATTTCGCCTCCGTCACCAAGACGAGCCAGGACCACGCCTTCCTGTCGGAATGTCTGCAGAATGCCAATTGGCTGACGCGCAGCCTCGATCAGCGCGCCAAGACGATCATGAAGGTAGCAAGCGAGATTGTCCGGCAACAGGACGCTTTCCTGATCCACGGCGTCGATCATCTGCGGCCGCTTAATCTGAAGACCGTTGCGGACGCCATCAAGATGCACGAATCGACCGTCAGCCGCGTGACCTCGAACAAATACATGCTGACGCCGCGCGGTCTGTTCGAGCTGAAATATTTCTTCACGGTCTCGATCAGCGCCGTAGAGGGCGGCGACAGCCATTCCGCCGAGGCGGTACGACACAAGATCCGGCTGCTGATCTCGCATGAAAGCCCCGAGACCGTGCTTTCCGACGACGATATCGTCGATACGCTGAAGAAGGGCGGTATAGAGCTGGCTCGCCGTACGGTTGCAAAATACCGCGAAGCGATGAACATCCCTTCATCCGTGCAACGCCGCCGGGAGAAGCGAGCGATTGCGAAGGTCGCCAATTTTTAA
- the lptB gene encoding LPS export ABC transporter ATP-binding protein, with amino-acid sequence MRYAPADKARYQGTLIARGLTKTYGRRRVVNGVSLVVRRGEAVGLLGPNGAGKTTCFYMITGLVPVDEGTIEIDGNNVTSMPMYRRARLGVGYLPQEASIFRGLTVEENIRAVLEVHEKDKKKREHKIDELLEEFHIRNLRTVPAIALSGGERRRLEIARALATDPTFMLLDEPFAGVDPISVADIQNLVHHLTARGIGVLITDHNVRETLGLIDRAYIIHAGEVLTHGRANDIVSNPEVRKLYLGDNFSL; translated from the coding sequence ATCCGGTACGCCCCCGCTGACAAAGCGCGTTATCAGGGCACCCTGATTGCGCGCGGCCTCACCAAAACCTACGGTAGGCGCCGCGTCGTCAACGGCGTCTCGCTGGTCGTGCGGCGTGGCGAGGCTGTCGGCCTGCTTGGGCCGAACGGCGCCGGCAAGACGACCTGTTTCTACATGATCACCGGGCTCGTGCCCGTCGATGAAGGCACCATCGAGATCGACGGCAACAATGTCACCTCGATGCCGATGTATCGTCGCGCTCGCCTTGGCGTCGGCTACCTGCCACAGGAAGCCTCGATTTTCCGCGGCCTGACGGTGGAGGAGAACATCCGCGCCGTGCTCGAAGTCCACGAAAAGGACAAGAAGAAGCGGGAGCACAAGATCGACGAGCTGCTCGAGGAATTCCACATCCGCAATTTGCGCACGGTGCCGGCGATCGCGCTTTCCGGCGGCGAGCGGCGGCGCCTGGAAATCGCTCGCGCACTGGCGACCGACCCGACCTTCATGCTGCTGGACGAGCCCTTTGCCGGCGTCGACCCGATCTCCGTCGCCGACATCCAGAATCTCGTGCATCATTTGACGGCGCGCGGCATCGGTGTGTTGATCACGGACCACAATGTCCGCGAGACGCTCGGCCTGATCGATCGTGCCTATATTATCCATGCCGGCGAAGTGCTGACCCATGGCAGGGCCAACGATATCGTCAGCAATCCGGAAGTACGAAAACTCTATCTTGGCGACAATTTCAGCCTTTGA